A single window of Aythya fuligula isolate bAytFul2 chromosome Z, bAytFul2.pri, whole genome shotgun sequence DNA harbors:
- the ENC1 gene encoding ectoderm-neural cortex protein 1 gives MSVSMHENRKSRASTGSINIYLFHKSSYADSVLTHLNLLRQQRLFTDVLLHAGNRSFPCHRAVLAACSRYFEAMFSGGLKESQDSEVNFHNSIHPEVLELLLDYAYSSRVIINEENAESLLEAGDMLEFQDIRDACAEFLEKNLHPTNCLGMLLLSDAHQCTKLYELSWRMCLSNFQSISKSEDFLQLPKDMVVQLLSSEELETEDERLVYESAINWVNYDLSKRHCYLPELLQTVRLALLPAIYLMENVAMEELITKQRKSKEIVEESIRCKLKILQNDGVVTSLCARPRKTGHSLFLLGGQTFMCDKLYLVDQKAKEIIPKADIPSPRKEFSACAIGCKVYITGGRGSENGVSKDVWVYDTLHEEWSKAAPMLVARFGHGSAELKHCLYVVGGHTAATGCLPASPSVSLKQVEQYDPVTNKWTMVAPLREGVSNAAVVSAKLKLFAFGGTSVSHDKLPKVQCYDQCENRWTVPATCPQPWRYTAAAVLGNQIFIMGGDTEFSACSAYKFNSETYQWTKVGDVTAKRMSCHAVASGNKLYVVGGYFGIQRCKTLDCYDPTLDVWNSITTVPYSLIPTAFVSTWKHLPS, from the coding sequence ATGTCAGTCAGCATGCATGAAAATCGCAAATCTAGGGCCAGTACTGGCTCCATAAACATATACTTATTCCACAAGTCATCCTATGCTGATAGCGTCCTTACTCACCTGAACCTCCTGCGTCAACAGCGTCTCTTTACAGATGTACTTCTCCATGCCGGAAACAGGTCATTCCCCTGCCACAGAGCCGTTCTGGCTGCTTGCAGCCGCTATTTTGAGGCAATGTTCAGTGGGGGGCTGAAAGAGAGCCAGGACAGTGAAGTCAACTTCCATAACTCCATTCACCCAGAAGTCCTGGAGCTGCTTCTGGACTATGCATATTCCTCCAGGGTTATCATCAACGAGGAGAATGCAGAGTCGCTGCTGGAGGCTGGTGACATGCTGGAGTTCCAGGACATTAGGGATGCTTGTGCAGAGTTTCTGGAGAAAAACCTTCATCCCACCAACTGTCTTGGCATGCTGCTGCTGTCGGATGCTCACCAGTGCACCAAGCTTTATGAACTCTCTTGGAGGATGTGCCTTAGCAACTTCCAGAGTATCAGTAAAAGCGAAGACTTCCTCCAGCTGCCCAAAGACATGGTAGTGCAGCTCCTTTCCAGTGAAGAATtagaaacagaagatgaaaggcTGGTATATGAATCGGCTATCAACTGGGTCAACTACGACCTCAGTAAGCGTCACTGCTATCTGCCCGAGCTCTTGCAGACGGTGAGGCTGGCCCTCTTGCCAGCCATATACCTCATGGAGAACGTGGCAATGGAAGAACTTATCAccaagcaaaggaaaagcaaagagataGTGGAAGAGTCGATACGATGCAAGTTAAAGATCTTACAGAATGACGGAGTGGTCACTAGCCTGTGTGCCAGGCCCCGTAAAACTGGCCATTCGCTTTTTCTTTTGGGTGGCCAAACCTTTATGTGTGACAAGCTGTACCTGGTGGACCAAAAGGCAAAGGAGATCATTCCGAAGGCTGACATACCAAGTCCACGGAAAGAGTTCAGTGCTTGTGCCATAGGCTGCAAAGTATATATCACTGGGGGACGGGGATCAGAAAACGGAGTCTCCAAAGATGTGTGGGTGTATGACACTCTTCATGAGGAGTGGTCCAAGGCTGCTCCCATGCTGGTAGCTCGGTTTGGGCATGGCTCTGCCGAGCTGAAGCACTGCTTGTATGTCGTAGGAGGACACACCGCAGCAACAGGTTGCCTTCCAGCTTCCCCTTCAGTATCCTTAAAGCAAGTCGAACAATACGACCCCGTCACCAACAAATGGACCATGGTTGCCCCACTGCGAGAGGGAGTGAGCAATGCAGCTGTAGTCAGTGCGAAGCTTAAGCTGTTTGCTTTCGGAGGTACCAGTGTCAGCCACGACAAGCTGCCCAAAGTTCAGTGCTACGATCAGTGTGAAAACAGATGGACAGTACCAGccacctgcccccagccctggcgctacacagctgcagctgttctGGGTAACCAGATTTTTATTATGGGTGGAGATACCGAATTCTCTGCATGCTCCGCTTACAAATTCAACAGTGAGACGTACCAGTGGACTAAGGTGGGAGATGTGACAGCCAAGCGAATGAGCTGCCATGCAGTGGCATCTGGAAACAAGCTGTACGTTGTTGGAGGCTACTTCGGCATTCAGCGATGCAAAACGTTGGACTGCTATGATCCCACATTAGATGTATGGAACAGCATAACAACCGTGCCCTATTCGCTAATTCCCACGGCGTTTGTCAGCACATGGAAGCACCTCCCCTcataa